A genomic stretch from Apium graveolens cultivar Ventura unplaced genomic scaffold, ASM990537v1 ctg1727, whole genome shotgun sequence includes:
- the LOC141700059 gene encoding ribulose bisphosphate carboxylase/oxygenase activase, chloroplastic, whose translation MSNINFTPLNNFNNITLFSSFKSPNLITRYSFNSLKTSIPSPLLVRSASPQNENETQVPQPDVPKKLSKQSSWEAKDSEGHDYLYRLGKESDNMNIAVGARAGVIDDLFTGQFLGRDADIVFDYRQTVTRSFEYLQGDYYIAPAFMDKVVCHIVKNYIAHLLNVRVPLILGIWGGKGQGKSFQTELIFQAMGVEPVIMSAGELESERAGEPGRLIRDRYRTASQVVQNKGKMSCLMINDIDAGLGRFGNTQMTVNNQIVVGTLMNLSDNPTRVSIGQDWRASDITNRIPIIFTGNDFSTLYAPLIRDGRMEKFLWQPNQEDIINIVNRMYEKDGISRDEVEHIVNTFPNQALDFYGALRSRTYDRSILKWVEDTGGYETLGSRLLSRKKDDNLPMFIPPQQTVETLLESGNSLIEEQRLVMETKLSKEYMKNMDD comes from the exons ATGTCTAACATCAACTTCACGCCTCTCaacaacttcaacaatatcactCTCTTCTCCTCATTTAAATCCCCAAATTTGATCACTCGCTACTCATTTAACTCTCTTAAAACCTCAATTCCATCTCCCTTGTTAGTGCGCTCAGCTTCGCCTCAAAATGAAAACGAAACTCAAGTTCCGCAGCCTGATGTGCCTAAAAAGCTCTCGAAGCAATCGTCGTGGGAGGCGAAAGACTCCGAGGGCCACGATTACTTGTACCGGCTTGGAAAGGAGTCGGATAATATGAATATTGCTGTTGGAGCTAGGGCTGGTGTCATTGATGATCTTTTCACTGGCCAATTCCTCGGGCGAGACG CGGATATTGTGTTTGATTACCGTCAGACAGTCACTAGGTCGTTTGAGTACCTTCAGGGCGATTATTACATTGCTCCTGCTTTCATG GATAAAGTTG TATGCCACATCGTGAAGAACTACATCGCTCACCTTCTTAATGTCAGAGTTCCTCTGATTCTTG GCATTTGGGGAGGGAAAGGCCAAGGAAAGTCCTTTCAAACTGAACTTATATTCCAGGCCATGGGAGTTGAACCAGTAATCATGTCCGCTGGGGAATTAGAATCGGAAAGAGCTG GGGAACCGGGAAGATTGATACGTGACCGGTACAGAACTGCTTCTCAAGTTGTCCAAAATAAA GGGAAGATGAGCTGCCTAATGATCAATGATATAGATGCTGGTCTTGGTAGATTTG GAAACACTCAAATGACAGTCAACAATCAAATTGTTGTGGGGACTTTGATGAATTTGTCAGATAATCCTACAAGAGTTAGTATTGGGCAGGATTGGCGTGCATCAGATATTACGAATAGAATACCTATCATTTTCACAGGAAATGATTTTTCAACCCTCTATGCCCCTCTAATACGTGATGGAAGGATGGAAAAATTCCTTTG GCAGCCAAACCAAGAGGATATCATAAATATTGTTAACAGAATGTACGAGAAAGATGGCATATCAAGGGATGAGGTTGAACACATAGTGAATACATTCCCTAATCAAG CGCTGGACTTTTATGGAGCTCTTAGGTCTCGAACCTATGATAGGTCAATCTTAAAG tgGGTGGAAGATACCGGAGGTTATGAAACTCTTGGAAGTAGACTTCTCAGCCGTAAAAAGGATGATAATCTCCCTATGTTCATTCCCCCCCAG CAAACAGTAGAAACATTACTTGAGTCGGGGAATTCTCTTATAGAAGAACAAAGGTTAGTAATGGAGACCAAACTTTCCAAGGAGTACATGAAGAATATGGATGACTAA